The Halomicrobium salinisoli genome contains a region encoding:
- a CDS encoding cyclase family protein, producing MPNRDLTRTVETDMPVFPGDPPVTVEPHATHEEDGYRVSAVTCGSHTGTHVDAPSHTEAEGRTIDAVDVGRFARDAVLADCRDRSPRSPIGPDALPATDADLVVVRTGWDEHWGEPEYFDHPYLTPEAAEFCAEQGYDVAIDALSVDPTPTDDADPEGVPAHHALLGQEHLIFENLTRLGDLPHRFEFMAFPLKLADGDGAPVRAVARFE from the coding sequence ATGCCCAACCGCGACCTCACCCGGACCGTCGAGACGGACATGCCGGTCTTCCCGGGCGATCCGCCCGTGACCGTCGAACCCCACGCGACGCACGAGGAAGACGGGTACCGCGTCTCCGCCGTCACGTGCGGCAGCCATACGGGGACCCACGTCGACGCGCCCAGCCACACCGAGGCCGAGGGCCGGACCATCGACGCCGTCGACGTCGGCCGCTTCGCCCGCGACGCGGTCCTGGCCGACTGTCGCGACCGCTCGCCGCGGTCGCCGATCGGGCCCGACGCGCTCCCGGCCACCGACGCCGACCTGGTCGTCGTCCGCACCGGCTGGGACGAGCACTGGGGCGAACCTGAGTACTTCGACCACCCCTACCTGACGCCAGAGGCGGCCGAGTTCTGCGCCGAGCAGGGCTACGACGTCGCGATCGACGCCCTCAGCGTCGATCCGACACCGACCGACGACGCCGACCCTGAGGGGGTTCCGGCCCACCACGCGCTGCTCGGCCAGGAGCACCTGATCTTCGAGAACCTGACCAGGCTGGGGGACCTGCCCCACCGGTTCGAGTTCATGGCGTTCCCGCTGAAACTCGCCGACGGCGACGGCGCACCGGTGCGGGCGGTCGCTCGCTTCGAGTGA